From the genome of Vicia villosa cultivar HV-30 ecotype Madison, WI linkage group LG2, Vvil1.0, whole genome shotgun sequence, one region includes:
- the LOC131651389 gene encoding putative F-box protein At1g67623 has protein sequence MSEHVPSSSSSVIQSLPRDLLFDMFASIGSQSFVDLHRMKICCKDFLELSEESYVLQNISLDNFPFIQWIPNENALIFLKRCVESENVESLYREGLREYFSYPNGNKGGLESLKFAAQKCHKEAMYVYGMILMCSENRDSRKQGVEYLRSLRKSKCIMRTRKNVQYFTNSLWKSNGVLLRNSTPICNTNSTCNGWRVKEGRWSLMDEDDDIKLCENC, from the coding sequence ATGAGTGAACATGtaccatcttcttcttcctccgtcATTCAATCACTTCCTAGAGACTTGTTATTTGACATGTTTGCAAGCATAGGTTCTCAATCATTTGTTGATCTTCATCGAATGAAAATATGTTGCAAAGACTTTCTTGAACTCAGTGAAGAAAGTTATGTTTTGCAAAATATTTCTTTGGACAATTTTCCATTCATCCAATGGATTCCTAATGAAAATGCATTGATCTTTTTGAAACGTTGTGTGGAAAGTGAAAATGTAGAGAGTTTGTATAGAGAAGGATTGCGTGAGTACTTTAGCTATCCAAATGGAAATAAAGGTGGTCTTGAGAGCTTAAAGTTTGCAGCTCAAAAGTGTCATAAAGAAGCGATGTATGTGTACGGTATGATTTTGATGTGTTCTGAGAATCGTGATTCTAGAAAACAAGGAGTTGAGTATTTGCGTTCACTGAGAAAATCTAAATGTATAATGCGTACAAGGAAGAATGTGCAATATTTTACTAATTCTTTATGGAAAAGTAATGGAGTGTTGTTGCGCAATAGCACTCCTATATGCAACACAAATAGCACGTGCAATGGATGGAGAGTTAAAGAAGGTCGCTGGTCATTaatggatgaagatgatgatattaAATTGTGTGAAAATTGCTAA